From one Equus asinus isolate D_3611 breed Donkey chromosome 5, EquAss-T2T_v2, whole genome shotgun sequence genomic stretch:
- the TMEM41A gene encoding transmembrane protein 41A isoform X3, with product MEGKQTHAQSGWKAAGSTAGGARAGGGAWAWGRGLARTPPRSVRERAPLAHAACSVDPCAASRLLPARRVQCGSRNAPPARPPPGLRWLHLRPVLAVDATAPRAATGLRRGHWRQVEENRNSLFFFLLFLRLFPMTPNWFLNLSAPILNIPVVQFFFSVLIGLIPYNFICVQTGSILSTLTSLDALFSWGTVFKLLAIALVALVPGTLIKKFSQKDLHLNETSSANHLNSRKDT from the exons ATGGAAGGAAAACAGACGCACGCGCAGAGCGGCTGGAAGGCAGCCGGGAGCACAGCGGGCGGAGCccgggcagggggcggggcctgggcctgggggcggggcttgGCACGGACCCCGCCCCGGTCCGTCCGCGAACGTGCTCCGCTGGCGCACGCCGCGTGCAGCGTCGACCCCTGCGCTGCCTCCAGGCTCCTCCCCGCGCGGCGGGTCCAGTGCGGGAGCCGAAATGCGCCCCCTGCTCGGCCTCCTCCTGGTCTTCGCTGGCTGCACCTTCGCCCTGTACTTGCTGTCGACGCGACTGCCCCGCGGGCCGCCACTGGGCTCCGCCGAGGACACTGGAGGCAG GTGGAGGAGAACAGAAacagcttgttttttttcttactgtttttgaGACTTTTCCCCATGACGCCAAACTGGTTCTTGAACCTCTCAGCCCCGATTCTGAACATCCCCGTCGTGCAGTTCTTCTTCTCTGTGCTGATCG gTTTGATCCCATACAATTTCATCTGTGTGCAGACAGGCTCCATCCTGTCAACCCTTACCTCTCTGGATGCTCTTTTCTCCTGGGGAACTGTCTTTAAGCTGTTGGCCATTGCCCTGGTGGCCTTAGTTCCTGGAACTCTCATTAAAAAATTTAGTCAGAAAGACCTGCATTTGAATGAAACAAGCAGTGCTAATCATCTAAATAGTAGAAAGGACACGTGA
- the TMEM41A gene encoding transmembrane protein 41A isoform X1, which translates to MEGKQTHAQSGWKAAGSTAGGARAGGGAWAWGRGLARTPPRSVRERAPLAHAACSVDPCAASRLLPARRVQCGSRNAPPARPPPGLRWLHLRPVLAVDATAPRAATGLRRGHWRQNVLAGALFGPWLGLLLCCVLTSVGATCCYLLSSIFGKQLVVSYFPDKVALLQRKVEENRNSLFFFLLFLRLFPMTPNWFLNLSAPILNIPVVQFFFSVLIGLIPYNFICVQTGSILSTLTSLDALFSWGTVFKLLAIALVALVPGTLIKKFSQKDLHLNETSSANHLNSRKDT; encoded by the exons ATGGAAGGAAAACAGACGCACGCGCAGAGCGGCTGGAAGGCAGCCGGGAGCACAGCGGGCGGAGCccgggcagggggcggggcctgggcctgggggcggggcttgGCACGGACCCCGCCCCGGTCCGTCCGCGAACGTGCTCCGCTGGCGCACGCCGCGTGCAGCGTCGACCCCTGCGCTGCCTCCAGGCTCCTCCCCGCGCGGCGGGTCCAGTGCGGGAGCCGAAATGCGCCCCCTGCTCGGCCTCCTCCTGGTCTTCGCTGGCTGCACCTTCGCCCTGTACTTGCTGTCGACGCGACTGCCCCGCGGGCCGCCACTGGGCTCCGCCGAGGACACTGGAGGCAG aaCGTTCTAGCTGGTGCTTTGTTTGGGCCATGGCTGGGGCTTCTGCTGTGCTGTGTGTTGACCTCAGTGGGTGCCACATGCTGCTACCTGCTCTCCAGCATTTTTGGCAAACAGCTGGTGGTCTCCTACTTTCCTGATAAAGTGGCCCTGCTACAGAGGAAG GTGGAGGAGAACAGAAacagcttgttttttttcttactgtttttgaGACTTTTCCCCATGACGCCAAACTGGTTCTTGAACCTCTCAGCCCCGATTCTGAACATCCCCGTCGTGCAGTTCTTCTTCTCTGTGCTGATCG gTTTGATCCCATACAATTTCATCTGTGTGCAGACAGGCTCCATCCTGTCAACCCTTACCTCTCTGGATGCTCTTTTCTCCTGGGGAACTGTCTTTAAGCTGTTGGCCATTGCCCTGGTGGCCTTAGTTCCTGGAACTCTCATTAAAAAATTTAGTCAGAAAGACCTGCATTTGAATGAAACAAGCAGTGCTAATCATCTAAATAGTAGAAAGGACACGTGA
- the TMEM41A gene encoding transmembrane protein 41A isoform X2, which translates to MRPLLGLLLVFAGCTFALYLLSTRLPRGPPLGSAEDTGGRSLWFPSDLAELRELSEVLREYRKEHQAYVFLLFCSAYLYKQGFAIPGSSFLNVLAGALFGPWLGLLLCCVLTSVGATCCYLLSSIFGKQLVVSYFPDKVALLQRKVEENRNSLFFFLLFLRLFPMTPNWFLNLSAPILNIPVVQFFFSVLIGLIPYNFICVQTGSILSTLTSLDALFSWGTVFKLLAIALVALVPGTLIKKFSQKDLHLNETSSANHLNSRKDT; encoded by the exons ATGCGCCCCCTGCTCGGCCTCCTCCTGGTCTTCGCTGGCTGCACCTTCGCCCTGTACTTGCTGTCGACGCGACTGCCCCGCGGGCCGCCACTGGGCTCCGCCGAGGACACTGGAGGCAG GTCACTGTGGTTCCCCTCAGACCTGGCTGAGCTGCGGGAGCTCTCTGAGGTGCTTCGAGAGTACAGGAAGGAGCACCAGGCCTACGTGTTCCTGCTCTTCTGCAGTGCCTACCTCTACAAACAGGGCTTTGCCATCCCCGGCTCCAGCTTCCTG aaCGTTCTAGCTGGTGCTTTGTTTGGGCCATGGCTGGGGCTTCTGCTGTGCTGTGTGTTGACCTCAGTGGGTGCCACATGCTGCTACCTGCTCTCCAGCATTTTTGGCAAACAGCTGGTGGTCTCCTACTTTCCTGATAAAGTGGCCCTGCTACAGAGGAAG GTGGAGGAGAACAGAAacagcttgttttttttcttactgtttttgaGACTTTTCCCCATGACGCCAAACTGGTTCTTGAACCTCTCAGCCCCGATTCTGAACATCCCCGTCGTGCAGTTCTTCTTCTCTGTGCTGATCG gTTTGATCCCATACAATTTCATCTGTGTGCAGACAGGCTCCATCCTGTCAACCCTTACCTCTCTGGATGCTCTTTTCTCCTGGGGAACTGTCTTTAAGCTGTTGGCCATTGCCCTGGTGGCCTTAGTTCCTGGAACTCTCATTAAAAAATTTAGTCAGAAAGACCTGCATTTGAATGAAACAAGCAGTGCTAATCATCTAAATAGTAGAAAGGACACGTGA